TCAACGGATTCTAAAACCAATCGGGTGCGTTTTTTAAACCACGATTTGAGCGCAACGCCTGATTTTGAATTGAGTTTAAGAGCGTATCAAACAGCAAAGCGTTTGGGCATTGATTTGAAAGTGGGTAATGTTTTTTCAAGCGATTTTTTCTATTCGTTTGAAACGCATGCTTTTGATTTGATGGCCCAATACAACCACTTGGCTATTGAAATGGAAGCGGCAGGGTTATACGCCACGGCGATGGAATTGAACGCTAAAGCTTTATGCTTATGTTCAGTCTCAGATCACTTAATCACTAAAGAAGCCTTAAGCCCTAAAGAAAGGGTAGAAAGCTTTGATAACATGATAATTCTGGCTTTAGAGATGATGAGTTAGCCTTTTTTGTTGCCCCCATAAGTTAAGGATAAACTTTTAAGGAAAACCCTTAAAGCTAAAAAGCCTTAAGGGAACTTTGGAAAAACTAAAGCTATCGTTTTACAGAAACTTCGTTTTACAAAACTATCGCTTCAATAAAACAACAACTTTACACCCCAAAAATGAAATTTCAAGGTATAATGTTTTCCAAGAGTTTTTACCATTTTCTGTTTTCATGGCAAACTCCCATTAAAAATTATCCCCATAATTGCACTTATGGGGGCGTTTATTTTACAACAATTTTTCTTAAAGCCCCAATCTAAATTAAAAAAGAAAACCTTACCCCAAGTAAAGAACACTAAAAAAGAACGCTAAAAAAGAATATTAGGGCTAATTTAAAAGAGTTTTTATAACCCCATAAGTTAAGGATAAACTTTTAAGGAAAACCCTTAAAGCTAAAAGCCTTAAGGGAACTTTGGAAAAACTAAAGCTATCGTTTTACAGAAACTTCGTTTGACAAAACTACCGCTTCAATAAAACAACAACTTTACACCCCAAAAACGAAATTTCAAGGTATAATGTTTTCCAAGAGTTTTTGCCATGTTTGGTAGCCATGACAAACTCCTTTTATGGATTTATCCCCATAATTGCACTTATGGGGGTGTTTATTTTACAACAATCTTTCTAAAACCAAATCCCAATTAAATTAAAAACACTCTTAAAAACTTGATTGAGCACATCAAAACACCCTAAAACTTTTTTTGAAATCCAATAAATTTATGGTAAAATTAAACGCATTGTAAATCTATTATCATTTTAGAATATTTTTGCAACAAAAAAATTACTTTAAGGAACATTTTATGAAAAAAACGAAAAAAACGATTCTGCTTTCTCTAACTCTTGCGGCATCATTACTGCACGCTGAAGACAACGGCGTTTTTTTAAGCGTGGGCTATCAAATCGGTGAAGCGGTTCAAAAAGTGAAAAACGCCGACAAGGTGCAAAAACTTTCAGACACTTATGAACAATTAAGCCGGCTTTTAACCAACGACAATGGCACAAACTCAAAGACAAGCGCGCAAGCGATCAATCAAGCGGTTAATAATTTGAACGAACGCGCAAAAACTTTAGCCGGTGGGACAACCAATTCCCCTGCCTATCAAGCCACGCTTTTAGCGTTGAGATCGGTGTTAGGGCTATGGAATAGCATGGGTTATGCGGTCATATGCGGAGGTTATACCAAAAGTCCAGGCGAAAACAATCAAAAAAATTTCCACTACACCGATGAGAATGGCAACGGCACTACAATCAATTGCGGTGGGAGCACAAATAGTAATGGCACTCATAGTTCTGGTGGCACAAATACATTAAAAGCAGACAAAAATGTTTCTCTATCTATTGAGCAATATGAAAAAATCCATGAAGCTTATCAGATTCTTTCAAAAGCTTTAAAACAAGCTGGGCTTGCTCCTTTAAATAGCAAAGGGGAAAAATTAGAAGCGCATGTAACCACATCAAAGTATCAACAAGATAATCAAACTAAAACGACAACTTCTGTTATTGATACGACTAATGATGCGCAAAATCTTTTG
This DNA window, taken from Helicobacter pylori, encodes the following:
- the deoD gene encoding purine-nucleoside phosphorylase, with the protein product MTPHINAKIGDFYPQCLLCGDPLRVSYIAKKFLQDAKEITNVRNMLGFSGKYKGKGISLMGHGMGIASCTIYVTELIKTYQVKELLRIGTCGAISPKVGLKDIIMATGASTDSKTNRVRFLNHDLSATPDFELSLRAYQTAKRLGIDLKVGNVFSSDFFYSFETHAFDLMAQYNHLAIEMEAAGLYATAMELNAKALCLCSVSDHLITKEALSPKERVESFDNMIILALEMMS